The region TATACCAGATATTTTGGAAGAGAAGCGAGTGTTAACTCTTGATATAGGTTTACTTGTAGCAGGAACTAAATACCGTGGGGAATTCGAAGAAAGATTAAAAAAAATAATGGAAGAAATAAAATCAGCCGGCAATGTAATTTTGGTTATCGATGAAGTTCATACTTTAATAGGTGCGGGGGCCGCTGAAGGTGCAATTGATGCAGCAAATATTCTTAAGCCTGCATTAGCAAGAGGTGAACTTCAATGCATAGGTGCAACTACTCTTGATGAATATAGAAAACATATAGAAAGAGACGCCGCTCTAGAAAGACGCTTTCAACCGGTTATGATTGGCGAGCCTTCAATAGAAGACACAATCGAAATACTGAAGGGCCTAAGAGAACGTTACGAACAACATCACAGATTAAAAATTACTGATGAAGCCTTAAATGCGGCTGCAAATCTTGGTGACAGATATATTTCCGATAGATTTCTTCCAGACAAAGCAATAGATCTAATAGATGAAGCTGGAAGTAGAGTTAGACTTCTTAATTCTAAATTACCTCCAGAAGCAAAACAAGTTGACAAGGAATTAAGAAAAGTACAAAAAGAAAAAGAAGAAGCTGTAAGAGATCAAGATTTCACAAAAGCAGGAGAGCTTAGAGAAAAAGAAGTTGAACTAAGAGATAAAATAAGATCTATTCTAGATAATTCAAAACAAGATTCATCTAACTCTAAAAATGATTCTGAAGATGTAGCGTTAGTAAAAAATGATGAATCAAAGAATGAAATTAATAATTCAACCAAAGAAGAAATTAATCAAACCATGCCTATGGTGAATGAAGAAGATATAGCTCATATAGTTGCCTCTTGGACTGGTGTGCCGGTTCAGAAATTAACAGAAAGTGAGTCCGTCAAACTGCTAAATATGGAAGATACATTGCACCAAAGACTAATAGGCCAAGATGAAGCTGTTAAATCAGTATCAAAAGCAATAAGAAGAGCACGAGTTGGTCTTAAAAACCCAAACAGACCTATTGCTAGTTTCATATTCTCAGGACCTACAGGAGTAGGAAAAACAGAATTAACCAAAGCATTGGCAGCCTATTTCTTTGGCAGTGAAGAAGCCATGATAAGGCTAGACATGTCAGAGTTTATGGAAAGACATACTGTTAGTAAATTAATAGGATCCCCTCCTGGATATGTTGGTTTCAATGAAGGAGGACAACTTACAGAGGCTGTTAGAAGAAGGCCATATACAGTTGTACTTTTTGATGAAATAGAAAAAGCTCATCCAGATGTCTTTAATCTACTTCTACAGTTACTAGAAGAAGGCAGACTAACAGATTCGAAAGGTAGAACAGTAGATTTTAAAAATACACTTATAATAATGACTTCAAATATCGGCTCAAAAGTTATAGAAAAAGGTGGTGGCGGTTTAGGGTTTGAAATGGCCGGAGAGAGCGTTGAGGATAGTCAATATAATAGAATTAAATCTCTAGTAAATGAAGAGCTTAAGCAATACTTTAGACCTGAGTTTCTAAATAGATTGGATGAAATAATTGTCTTCAGACAATTAACCCGAATGGAAGTAAAAGATATTGCAGAAATAATGTTAAAAGAAGTCTTCTCAAGAATAAAAGATAAAGGTATTACCTTATCAGTATCTGAAGCATTTAAAGAAAGGTTAGTCGAAGAAGGATATAACCCTTCCTATGGTGCAAGGCCTCTTCGACGAGCAGTAATGAGACTTCTGGAAGATAGTCTTGCTGAAGAGGTTCTTTCAGGGAAGATCAAAGATGGTGATCAAGCAGAAGTAGATATTGATGAGAATAAGAATGTAATTGTAAAGCATATAGACAAGAATTCTAATAAGCCAGAACTTGCAACAGCAGGTATATAAAATTTTTATTAATAAGAATTAGCTTAAAATAGATATGCAAAATACAAATTTTTTGCAGAATATATCTCCTGAGAGAGTTATTAGAGGTGAAAGTGCTTGGGAAGAAGGCAAGAGTCTGATTCAATCAATATGTAAGAAGCCTCTCTTCTTAGGAAGAAGTCATTCCACCTCTAAATTAAGATCAATGTTGGAGAAAGATCTTATCAATATTGGCATAAATATAGTTCACGCTGAACTTGAATATGATTGTTGTGATGTTGACTTAAATCGTATATATCAATTATGTAAGGATTGTTCTTGTGATGGAATAATTGCTTCTGGTGGAGGGAAAGTTTTAGATGCAGGAAAATTAATCGCTAACAATTTAAACTTACCTTGTATAACGGTTCCACTTAGTGCTTCAACTTGTGCAGGCTGGACTGCACTAGCAAATATTTATTCAAAAAAGGGGGCATTTATTAAAGATCAAACTTTAAATAACTGTCCTAAATTATTAATATTTGACTATTCTCTTGTAAGAAAAGCACCCAATAGACTTCTTGCTAGTGGTATTGCTGACGCACTTGCAAAATGGTATGAGGCATCTCTTAGCAATGCAGGTTCTAATGATGCTCTCGTACAGCAAGCTGTTCAAATGGCAAGAGTGTTAAGAGATCAATTGTTAATAGATGGCTTTAATGCATTACAAAATCCATATAGTTCTTCATGGATAAGAGTTGCAGAAAGTTGTTCTCTTACAGCCGGACTCATTGGTGGAGTAGGTGGTGCAAAATGTAGAACAGCAGCCGCGCATGCTGTTCACAATGGTCTAACACAATTAGACTTTACACAAAAGGCTCTTCACGGGGAACTCGTTGGGTTTGGCATATTAGTTCAACTAAGAATTGAGGAGAAGTTATTAGGTAATCAGTTAGCATTGCAAGCAAAGAATCAATTAATAACATTATTAAAAGAATTAAATCTTCCTACTAATCTTAAATCTCTAGGAATTAATTTAACAACTAAGAAAGAACTAGAAATGGCCTGTATATTTTCTTGTAGAGATGACTCTGATATTCATAATTTACCATTCAAAGTAGATAAAGAAACACTTATGGAAGCAATTTTAGAAACAGATAGAATAGAGATTGAAAAAATTTCTCCTAGAGGAACCATTTTCAACTGCTAAAAA is a window of Prochlorococcus marinus subsp. marinus str. CCMP1375 DNA encoding:
- a CDS encoding ATP-dependent Clp protease ATP-binding subunit; this encodes MFERFTEKAIKVIMLAQEEARRLGHNFVGTEQILLGLIGEGTGVAAKVLKSMGVNLKDSRVEVEKIIGRGSGFVAVEIPFTPRAKRVLELSLEEARQLGHNYIGTEHLLLGLIREGEGVAARVLENLGVDLTKVRTQVIRMLGETAEVSAGGGSGKGSIKTATLDEFGTNLTKLASESKLDPVVGRHDEIDRVIQILGRRTKNNPVLIGEPGVGKTAIAEGLAQRIQQGDIPDILEEKRVLTLDIGLLVAGTKYRGEFEERLKKIMEEIKSAGNVILVIDEVHTLIGAGAAEGAIDAANILKPALARGELQCIGATTLDEYRKHIERDAALERRFQPVMIGEPSIEDTIEILKGLRERYEQHHRLKITDEALNAAANLGDRYISDRFLPDKAIDLIDEAGSRVRLLNSKLPPEAKQVDKELRKVQKEKEEAVRDQDFTKAGELREKEVELRDKIRSILDNSKQDSSNSKNDSEDVALVKNDESKNEINNSTKEEINQTMPMVNEEDIAHIVASWTGVPVQKLTESESVKLLNMEDTLHQRLIGQDEAVKSVSKAIRRARVGLKNPNRPIASFIFSGPTGVGKTELTKALAAYFFGSEEAMIRLDMSEFMERHTVSKLIGSPPGYVGFNEGGQLTEAVRRRPYTVVLFDEIEKAHPDVFNLLLQLLEEGRLTDSKGRTVDFKNTLIIMTSNIGSKVIEKGGGGLGFEMAGESVEDSQYNRIKSLVNEELKQYFRPEFLNRLDEIIVFRQLTRMEVKDIAEIMLKEVFSRIKDKGITLSVSEAFKERLVEEGYNPSYGARPLRRAVMRLLEDSLAEEVLSGKIKDGDQAEVDIDENKNVIVKHIDKNSNKPELATAGI
- a CDS encoding iron-containing alcohol dehydrogenase family protein — protein: MQNTNFLQNISPERVIRGESAWEEGKSLIQSICKKPLFLGRSHSTSKLRSMLEKDLINIGINIVHAELEYDCCDVDLNRIYQLCKDCSCDGIIASGGGKVLDAGKLIANNLNLPCITVPLSASTCAGWTALANIYSKKGAFIKDQTLNNCPKLLIFDYSLVRKAPNRLLASGIADALAKWYEASLSNAGSNDALVQQAVQMARVLRDQLLIDGFNALQNPYSSSWIRVAESCSLTAGLIGGVGGAKCRTAAAHAVHNGLTQLDFTQKALHGELVGFGILVQLRIEEKLLGNQLALQAKNQLITLLKELNLPTNLKSLGINLTTKKELEMACIFSCRDDSDIHNLPFKVDKETLMEAILETDRIEIEKISPRGTIFNC